One Chaetodon trifascialis isolate fChaTrf1 chromosome 13, fChaTrf1.hap1, whole genome shotgun sequence DNA segment encodes these proteins:
- the arhgef33 gene encoding rho guanine nucleotide exchange factor 33, with the protein MENGETETEDKMEGTSEDKEEIVEEANLEVAQLQGLVAELREGLHTALMELCELRQRDHGLEEKLQAHQTDVDDKIMSLKNSLNTLKEELNVALFHIKDVSSRQKEVQRRIELMQSQNTKDIISVPHRKGSKADVLTASGDEHICVPSQSDLSVIQHFFSSLSHSGSPQMSVTSTQTSTSEQEAQQQQQRGCSSTSPAWGDRRSSRDEIEPPSSPTENNKRQRVALELLESERVYVSHLSLLLKANISFNGSEALTSKDKRPFPSSLRFLIQQHLELLHTLQERVLKCQWQGIMGDVFMRLTSKESDFLDFYVSYLKELPDCLSVVSMLASSSMKSSAFLESDITGDESKPSLHTLLLQPVQRIPEYLLLLQGLLRQTAAEHPDYYLLLVCIQQFRSFTAQYHHLLQHNQELLLHNRKEVKRSTMKQLLKTVESGIQANSIGSPYPYSSAMLEHANQVNRSKQRLLEQIQSHRFQDWDRDKDPETHCSDSEWPSQLPFFSPDMDSRNHKPTGLGSIPESEASERSMSCQHHLPSRPADFRQVQPGSALADALGEFLLPPDPPGMESLYEEDAGSFHDVSMFDRCSTASSDSSIDIAFVKCPKAPPASHHAMAANVSSTRDAFGNGRSQGNGYSKLPNRGCVSPDEAVMMRRNQHRPLQASQRKSKSLNGLQMDNTVSGLDGGPVSDHLHRVGLGSHAKLERQGSKGSKGCSTPSRKVQSPLGNRVDVDKQSDDLHGLLRIDSGFQSWGDESKWRSVTEENNHTPFSERSRKQDKGGFRSSFKKLFKKRSGDEKKEKGGEKTTENQNNGEHDTQGKNPKLVHLEINRGTAV; encoded by the exons CTGCAGGGCCTGGTGGCTGAGCTGCGCGAGGGGCTCCACACTGCCCTGATGGAGCTGTGCGAGCTGCGCCAGAGGGACCACGGCCTGGAGGAGAAACTCCAGGCCCATCAGACTGACGTGGATGATAAGATAATGAGCCTCAAGAACTCCCTCAACACTttgaag gaggagctgaatgTGGCGTTGTTCCACATAAAGGATGTgtccagcagacagaaagaggtgcAGAGGAGGATAGAACTGATGCAGTCACAGAACACCAAAGACATCATCTCTGTTCCACACAG AAAGGGCTCCAAGGCAGATGTGCTAACGGCATCAGGGGACGAACACATCTGCGTTCCCAGCCAGTCGGACCTCAGCGTCATTCAACACttcttttccagtctgtcacaCAGCGGGTCGCCACAAATGAGTGTCACATCGACACAGA cCTCCACCTCTGAGCAGgaggctcagcagcagcagcagagaggttgTTCATCCACATCTCCAGCGTGGggagacaggaggagcagcagagatgaaataGAGCCACCCAGCAGTCCGACTGAGAACA ataagagacagagagtggcgctggagctgctggaaTCAGAGAGAGTTTATGTGTCCCACCTGTCGCTGTTACTGAAGGCCAACATCTCCTTTAACGGATCAGAAGCCCTCACATCCAAAGACAAACG tcCCTTTCCCAGCTCTCTGAGGTTTCTGATCCAGCAGCACCTCGAGCTCCTCCACACTCTGCAGGAACGTGTGCTCAAGTGCCAGTGGCAAGGCATCATGGGGGATGTGTTTATGAGGCTCACCAGCAAAGAg AGTGATTTCCTGGACTTTTATGTGTCGTACCTGAAGGAGCTTCCAGACTGTCTGTCCGTCGTCAGCATGCTCGCCTCCAGCTCCATGAAATCTTCTGCCTTCCTGGAG AGTGACATAACGGGTGACGAATCCAAACCCTCCCTCCACACTCTGCTCCTTCAGCCGGTTCAGAGGATCCCTGagtacctgctgctgctgcag gggctGCTGAGGCAGACTGCGGCCGAGCACCCAGACTACTacctgctgctggtctgcaTCCAGCAGTTCAGGTCCTTCACGGCTCAGTACCACCACCTTCTCCAGCACAACCAGGAGCTTCTGCTACACAACCGCaaggaggtgaagag GTCTACCATGAAACAGCTGTTAAAGACAGTGGAAAGTGGGATTCAAGCTAACAGCATTGGCTCGCCGTACCCTTACAGCAGTGCCATGCT AGAACATGCTAACCAAGTGAACCGGAGCAAGCAGCGCCTCCTGGAGCAGATCCAGTCCCATCGTTTCCAGGACTGGGATCGGGACAAGGACCCCGAAACTCACTGTTCCGACTCAGAGTGGCCCTCCCAGCTCCCGTTCTTCAGCCCCGACATGGACTCACGGAACCACAAACCAACAG GTCTCGGCAGTATCCCAGAGAGCGAGGCATCTGAGAGGTCCATGTCGTGCCAGCATCATCTGCCCTCCAGACCAGCAGACTTTCGCCAGGTTCAACCGGGCTCTGCTCTGGCCGATGCCCTCGGAGAGTTCCTCCTCCCCCCTGACCCACCGGGGATGGAGAGCCTCTATGAAGAGGACGCAGGCTCCTTTCATGACGTCTCCATGTTTGATCGCTGCTCCACTGCCTCTTCAGATTCCTCCATCGACATTGCCTTCGTGAAGTGCCCCAAAGCGCCCCCAGCTTCACATCATGCAATGGCAGCGAATGTGTCGTCAACCCGAGATGCCTTTGGCAATGGTCGAAGCCAAGGCAATGGTTACAGCAAACTGCCCAACAGAGGGTGCGTGTCTCCAGACGAAGCTGTCATGATGCGTCGCAATCAGCATCGCCCCCTTCAGGCCAGCCAGCGGAAGAGCAAG TCTCTGAACGGCCTGCAGATGGACAACACAGTGAGTGGCCTGGATGGTGGACCTGTGTCAGACCACCTCCACAGGGTGGGACTGGGAAGCCATGCCAAGCTGGAGCGCCAGGGCAGTAAGGGCAGCAAAGGGTGTTCCACCCCATCCCGTAAGGTCCAAAGCCCCCTGGGGAACAGAGTGGATGTCGACAAACAGAGCGATGATCTTCACGGGCTGCTCAGAATT GACTCCGGGTTCCAGTCGTGGGGGGACGAGTCAAAGTGGAGGAGCGTGACAGAGGAGAACAACCACACTCCCTTCAGCGAGAGGAGTCGGAAGCAGGACAAAGGAGGCTTCAGGAGCTCGTTCAAGAAGCTCTTCAAGAAGAG GAGCGGCgatgagaagaaagagaagggaggCGAGAAAACgacagaaaaccaaaataaCGGTGAACATGACACACAGGGGAAAAATCCCAAACTGGTACATCTGGAGATAAACCGTGGCACAGCtgtatga